One Phaseolus vulgaris cultivar G19833 chromosome 11, P. vulgaris v2.0, whole genome shotgun sequence genomic window carries:
- the LOC137828580 gene encoding uncharacterized protein isoform X5, which yields MVGSRSWIGGLFNRTGTNKRNDKFVDYPLSPAEEERLQRLQERLQVPYDETRPDHQESLRALWHCSFPNVSLEGLVSDQWKDMGWQGPNPSTDFRGCGFISLENLLFFARKYPASFHRLLLKKDGKRATWEYPFAVAGINISYMLIQMLDLCSEKPRCLPGTNFVKLLGENEEAFDILYCIAFEMMDAQWLAMHASYMDFNDVLQATRNQLERELSLEDINKIQDLPAYNLL from the exons ATGGTTGGGTCACGATCATGGATAGGAGGACTCTTTAACCGCACAGGCACTAATAAGCGAAATGACAAATTTGTTGACTATCCTTTGAGTCCCGCAGAG GAGGAAAGACTTCAAAGGCTTCAAGAACGGCTGCAAGTGCCTTATGATGAGACTCGCCCCGACCATCAA GAATCACTGAGAGCTTTGTGGCATTGTTCCTTTCCTAATGTATCTCTGGAAGGCCTAGTTTCTGACCAATGGAAAGATATGGGATGGCAAGGTCCTAATCCATCAACTGACTTTAG GGGATGTGGCTTCATTTCCCTTGAAAATCTACTGTTTTTCGCGAGGAAATATCCG GCATCTTTTCACAGGTTGTTACTGAAGAAAGATGGAAAGAGAGCAACCTGGGAGTACCCATTTGCTGTTGCTGGCATTAATATATCATATATGTTGATACAGATGTTGGATTTATGCTCAG AAAAGCCACGATGTCTTCCAGGCACGAATTTTGTCAAGTtattaggag AGAATGAAGAAGCGTTCGATATTTTATACTGTATAGCGTTTGAGATGATGGATGCACAATGGCTGGCTATGCACGCTTCCTACATGGATTTTAAT GATGTTCTACAAGCAACACGAAATCAATTGGAGAGAGAGCTTTCCTTAGAAGACATCAACAAAATTCAAGATCTGCCTGCTTACAATCTGTTGTAA
- the LOC137828580 gene encoding uncharacterized protein isoform X2, translated as MRLRKRKRCFPSCSSLRKVDEDEIYWRHRKEDEELEWTPNSTHLISQLTQCFTNAMVGSRSWIGGLFNRTGTNKRNDKFVDYPLSPAEEERLQRLQERLQVPYDETRPDHQESLRALWHCSFPNVSLEGLVSDQWKDMGWQGPNPSTDFRGCGFISLENLLFFARKYPASFHRLLLKKDGKRATWEYPFAVAGINISYMLIQMLDLCSEKPRCLPGTNFVKLLGENEEAFDILYCIAFEMMDAQWLAMHASYMDFNDVLQATRNQLERELSLEDINKIQDLPAYNLL; from the exons ATGAGATTGAGGAAGCGTAAACGATGTTTTCCCTCTTGTTCCTCTCTTCGCAAA GTTGATGAGGATGAGATTTATTGGAGACACAGAAAGGAAGATGAAGAGTTGGAATGGACTCCTAATTCCACTCACTTAATATCTCAGTTGACTCAATGTTTTA CTAATGCTATGGTTGGGTCACGATCATGGATAGGAGGACTCTTTAACCGCACAGGCACTAATAAGCGAAATGACAAATTTGTTGACTATCCTTTGAGTCCCGCAGAG GAGGAAAGACTTCAAAGGCTTCAAGAACGGCTGCAAGTGCCTTATGATGAGACTCGCCCCGACCATCAA GAATCACTGAGAGCTTTGTGGCATTGTTCCTTTCCTAATGTATCTCTGGAAGGCCTAGTTTCTGACCAATGGAAAGATATGGGATGGCAAGGTCCTAATCCATCAACTGACTTTAG GGGATGTGGCTTCATTTCCCTTGAAAATCTACTGTTTTTCGCGAGGAAATATCCG GCATCTTTTCACAGGTTGTTACTGAAGAAAGATGGAAAGAGAGCAACCTGGGAGTACCCATTTGCTGTTGCTGGCATTAATATATCATATATGTTGATACAGATGTTGGATTTATGCTCAG AAAAGCCACGATGTCTTCCAGGCACGAATTTTGTCAAGTtattaggag AGAATGAAGAAGCGTTCGATATTTTATACTGTATAGCGTTTGAGATGATGGATGCACAATGGCTGGCTATGCACGCTTCCTACATGGATTTTAAT GATGTTCTACAAGCAACACGAAATCAATTGGAGAGAGAGCTTTCCTTAGAAGACATCAACAAAATTCAAGATCTGCCTGCTTACAATCTGTTGTAA
- the LOC137828580 gene encoding uncharacterized protein isoform X3: protein MRLRKRKRCFPSCSSLRKVDEDEIYWRHRKEDEELEWTPNSTHLISQLTQCFTNAMVGSRSWIGGLFNRTGTNKRNDKFVDYPLSPAEEERLQRLQERLQVPYDETRPDHQESLRALWHCSFPNVSLEGLVSDQWKDMGWQGPNPSTDFRLLLKKDGKRATWEYPFAVAGINISYMLIQMLDLCSEKPRCLPGTNFVKLLGENEEAFDILYCIAFEMMDAQWLAMHASYMDFNDVLQATRNQLERELSLEDINKIQDLPAYNLL, encoded by the exons ATGAGATTGAGGAAGCGTAAACGATGTTTTCCCTCTTGTTCCTCTCTTCGCAAA GTTGATGAGGATGAGATTTATTGGAGACACAGAAAGGAAGATGAAGAGTTGGAATGGACTCCTAATTCCACTCACTTAATATCTCAGTTGACTCAATGTTTTA CTAATGCTATGGTTGGGTCACGATCATGGATAGGAGGACTCTTTAACCGCACAGGCACTAATAAGCGAAATGACAAATTTGTTGACTATCCTTTGAGTCCCGCAGAG GAGGAAAGACTTCAAAGGCTTCAAGAACGGCTGCAAGTGCCTTATGATGAGACTCGCCCCGACCATCAA GAATCACTGAGAGCTTTGTGGCATTGTTCCTTTCCTAATGTATCTCTGGAAGGCCTAGTTTCTGACCAATGGAAAGATATGGGATGGCAAGGTCCTAATCCATCAACTGACTTTAG GTTGTTACTGAAGAAAGATGGAAAGAGAGCAACCTGGGAGTACCCATTTGCTGTTGCTGGCATTAATATATCATATATGTTGATACAGATGTTGGATTTATGCTCAG AAAAGCCACGATGTCTTCCAGGCACGAATTTTGTCAAGTtattaggag AGAATGAAGAAGCGTTCGATATTTTATACTGTATAGCGTTTGAGATGATGGATGCACAATGGCTGGCTATGCACGCTTCCTACATGGATTTTAAT GATGTTCTACAAGCAACACGAAATCAATTGGAGAGAGAGCTTTCCTTAGAAGACATCAACAAAATTCAAGATCTGCCTGCTTACAATCTGTTGTAA
- the LOC137828580 gene encoding uncharacterized protein isoform X4, giving the protein MVGSRSWIGGLFNRTGTNKRNDKFVDYPLSPAEEERLQRLQERLQVPYDETRPDHQESLRALWHCSFPNVSLEGLVSDQWKDMGWQGPNPSTDFRGCGFISLENLLFFARKYPKRRVITNFMEIQMKASFHRLLLKKDGKRATWEYPFAVAGINISYMLIQMLDLCSEKPRCLPGTNFVKLLGENEEAFDILYCIAFEMMDAQWLAMHASYMDFNDVLQATRNQLERELSLEDINKIQDLPAYNLL; this is encoded by the exons ATGGTTGGGTCACGATCATGGATAGGAGGACTCTTTAACCGCACAGGCACTAATAAGCGAAATGACAAATTTGTTGACTATCCTTTGAGTCCCGCAGAG GAGGAAAGACTTCAAAGGCTTCAAGAACGGCTGCAAGTGCCTTATGATGAGACTCGCCCCGACCATCAA GAATCACTGAGAGCTTTGTGGCATTGTTCCTTTCCTAATGTATCTCTGGAAGGCCTAGTTTCTGACCAATGGAAAGATATGGGATGGCAAGGTCCTAATCCATCAACTGACTTTAG GGGATGTGGCTTCATTTCCCTTGAAAATCTACTGTTTTTCGCGAGGAAATATCCG AAAAGACGAGTTATTACTAATTTTATGGAAATTCAAATGAAGGCATCTTTTCACAGGTTGTTACTGAAGAAAGATGGAAAGAGAGCAACCTGGGAGTACCCATTTGCTGTTGCTGGCATTAATATATCATATATGTTGATACAGATGTTGGATTTATGCTCAG AAAAGCCACGATGTCTTCCAGGCACGAATTTTGTCAAGTtattaggag AGAATGAAGAAGCGTTCGATATTTTATACTGTATAGCGTTTGAGATGATGGATGCACAATGGCTGGCTATGCACGCTTCCTACATGGATTTTAAT GATGTTCTACAAGCAACACGAAATCAATTGGAGAGAGAGCTTTCCTTAGAAGACATCAACAAAATTCAAGATCTGCCTGCTTACAATCTGTTGTAA
- the LOC137828580 gene encoding uncharacterized protein isoform X1 produces MRLRKRKRCFPSCSSLRKVDEDEIYWRHRKEDEELEWTPNSTHLISQLTQCFTNAMVGSRSWIGGLFNRTGTNKRNDKFVDYPLSPAEEERLQRLQERLQVPYDETRPDHQESLRALWHCSFPNVSLEGLVSDQWKDMGWQGPNPSTDFRGCGFISLENLLFFARKYPKRRVITNFMEIQMKASFHRLLLKKDGKRATWEYPFAVAGINISYMLIQMLDLCSEKPRCLPGTNFVKLLGENEEAFDILYCIAFEMMDAQWLAMHASYMDFNDVLQATRNQLERELSLEDINKIQDLPAYNLL; encoded by the exons ATGAGATTGAGGAAGCGTAAACGATGTTTTCCCTCTTGTTCCTCTCTTCGCAAA GTTGATGAGGATGAGATTTATTGGAGACACAGAAAGGAAGATGAAGAGTTGGAATGGACTCCTAATTCCACTCACTTAATATCTCAGTTGACTCAATGTTTTA CTAATGCTATGGTTGGGTCACGATCATGGATAGGAGGACTCTTTAACCGCACAGGCACTAATAAGCGAAATGACAAATTTGTTGACTATCCTTTGAGTCCCGCAGAG GAGGAAAGACTTCAAAGGCTTCAAGAACGGCTGCAAGTGCCTTATGATGAGACTCGCCCCGACCATCAA GAATCACTGAGAGCTTTGTGGCATTGTTCCTTTCCTAATGTATCTCTGGAAGGCCTAGTTTCTGACCAATGGAAAGATATGGGATGGCAAGGTCCTAATCCATCAACTGACTTTAG GGGATGTGGCTTCATTTCCCTTGAAAATCTACTGTTTTTCGCGAGGAAATATCCG AAAAGACGAGTTATTACTAATTTTATGGAAATTCAAATGAAGGCATCTTTTCACAGGTTGTTACTGAAGAAAGATGGAAAGAGAGCAACCTGGGAGTACCCATTTGCTGTTGCTGGCATTAATATATCATATATGTTGATACAGATGTTGGATTTATGCTCAG AAAAGCCACGATGTCTTCCAGGCACGAATTTTGTCAAGTtattaggag AGAATGAAGAAGCGTTCGATATTTTATACTGTATAGCGTTTGAGATGATGGATGCACAATGGCTGGCTATGCACGCTTCCTACATGGATTTTAAT GATGTTCTACAAGCAACACGAAATCAATTGGAGAGAGAGCTTTCCTTAGAAGACATCAACAAAATTCAAGATCTGCCTGCTTACAATCTGTTGTAA